Proteins found in one Planctomycetes bacterium MalM25 genomic segment:
- the prkC_1 gene encoding Serine/threonine-protein kinase PrkC, producing the protein MSQGSEKLIDLVKRSELVPTKKLDGFLEKHASGSASLPDKPEELAKMLVEDGLLTKWQADKLLAGKHRGFKLGKYKLLGQIGKGGMSHVYLAEHVLMQRRVAVKLLPRQRVKDRSYLERFQLEARAAARLDDPNIVRVYDIDNEGDNHYIIMEYVEGRDLHQTVSQDGPLPYNTAVRYIAQVATGLQHAHEMGLVHRDIKPANCLVDKHSVVKLLDMGLAKLTDDETSLTLANDENVLGTADYLAPEQALNSHAADARADIYSLGCTLYFLLAGRPPFPEGTISERLLKHQVEEPESLLVARPDCPLSLVDLCQRMMRKKPEDRPQTAGEVAVLLNEWLADRGESTVGPPPSGSGVGGSPSSLGSGVGSGILSRFSSPTPAPGHASGVGAGDTSKQYASASVDTDEDIGLAPLDEEEENPKQRQAKKAAASSGVLSDESGAKLDGSKSGKGSGRQSSKSGSKSGVGSGSGSGRSKAPSDEHSEEASLSSPGSRSKPRSIFEEEYSASAEVDPIAARAARSSSYDPLHPPGYVNPYTKTPAWVFIVGGLVLVGVVVGAVALMNGG; encoded by the coding sequence ATGTCCCAGGGCTCCGAAAAACTGATCGACTTGGTCAAGCGGAGCGAGCTCGTCCCGACAAAGAAGTTGGACGGGTTCCTGGAGAAGCACGCGTCCGGTTCGGCGAGCCTGCCGGACAAGCCCGAAGAACTCGCCAAGATGCTGGTCGAGGACGGACTGCTCACGAAGTGGCAGGCGGACAAGCTGCTGGCGGGCAAGCACCGCGGCTTCAAGCTCGGCAAGTACAAGCTGCTCGGCCAGATCGGCAAGGGGGGCATGAGCCATGTCTACCTCGCGGAGCACGTGCTCATGCAGCGGCGCGTGGCGGTCAAGCTCCTGCCTCGTCAGCGGGTGAAGGACCGCTCGTACCTCGAACGCTTCCAGCTCGAGGCCCGCGCCGCCGCGCGACTCGACGACCCGAACATCGTCCGGGTCTACGACATCGACAACGAGGGCGACAACCACTACATCATCATGGAGTACGTCGAAGGGCGTGATCTCCATCAGACCGTCAGCCAGGACGGGCCGCTGCCGTACAACACGGCGGTCCGCTACATCGCCCAGGTGGCGACCGGCCTGCAGCACGCCCACGAGATGGGCCTGGTGCACCGCGACATCAAGCCGGCCAACTGCCTCGTCGACAAGCACAGCGTGGTCAAGCTGCTCGACATGGGCCTCGCGAAGCTGACCGACGACGAGACCTCGCTCACGCTCGCCAACGACGAGAACGTGCTGGGCACGGCGGACTACTTGGCGCCCGAGCAGGCGCTCAACAGCCACGCCGCCGACGCGCGGGCGGACATCTACAGCCTCGGCTGCACGCTCTACTTTCTGCTCGCCGGCCGCCCACCGTTCCCGGAAGGGACGATCAGCGAGCGGCTGCTGAAGCACCAGGTTGAGGAGCCGGAGAGCCTGTTGGTGGCGCGGCCCGACTGCCCCCTGTCCCTGGTCGATCTCTGCCAGCGGATGATGCGCAAGAAGCCCGAGGACCGCCCGCAGACGGCCGGCGAGGTCGCCGTGTTGCTCAACGAGTGGCTCGCCGATCGGGGCGAATCAACCGTCGGCCCGCCCCCCAGCGGGAGCGGAGTCGGGGGCAGCCCCAGCAGCCTGGGGAGCGGCGTCGGCAGCGGCATCCTCAGCCGGTTCTCCTCGCCAACGCCGGCGCCCGGTCACGCGAGTGGGGTCGGCGCTGGCGACACCTCGAAGCAGTACGCCTCGGCGTCGGTCGATACGGACGAGGACATCGGGCTCGCCCCGCTCGACGAGGAGGAAGAGAACCCCAAGCAACGCCAAGCCAAGAAGGCGGCCGCCTCGTCCGGGGTGCTCTCGGACGAGAGCGGGGCAAAACTGGACGGATCCAAGTCGGGCAAAGGGTCGGGGCGCCAGTCCAGCAAATCGGGCAGCAAATCGGGAGTCGGCTCGGGCTCGGGAAGCGGTCGGAGCAAGGCCCCCAGCGACGAGCACTCCGAGGAGGCTTCGCTCAGTTCCCCGGGGAGCCGCAGCAAGCCGCGCTCGATCTTCGAGGAAGAGTACTCGGCGTCGGCGGAAGTCGATCCGATCGCCGCCCGCGCGGCACGCTCGAGCAGCTACGACCCGCTGCACCCGCCCGGCTACGTGAACCCCTACACGAAGACGCCCGCCTGGGTCTTCATCGTCGGCGGCCTCGTCCTGGTCGGCGTGGTGGTCGGCGCGGTCGCTCTGATGAACGGCGGCTGA
- the fabH_1 gene encoding 3-oxoacyl-[acyl-carrier-protein] synthase 3, protein MRFENVAIASVAHTLPEEVVTSDQLEERLSPLYERLRLPPGRLELMSGIRERRFFPPGTRPGDISIRSAERAVAESGLPREAFGACLHGSVCRDCLEPATACRVHHALGLASSCVVQDVSNACLGVLSGALQIASMIELGQIQAGVVVGTECGRQLVENTVAKLNTDESFTRDSVKNSFASLTIGSASAAIALCHRDLAPGRAKLVAATVLAETEHHDLCQSEGLSQVMQTDSERLMRAGVAAGARNFEALLGVTGWNRDEIDRTFCHQVGGAHRKMMLGELGLPLDRDYATLEWLGNTGAAALPSALSLGVEAGAMKGGDRVALLGIGSGVNCLMMGVEWNA, encoded by the coding sequence GTGCGGTTCGAGAATGTAGCGATCGCGTCAGTCGCCCACACCCTGCCAGAGGAGGTGGTCACTTCTGACCAGCTTGAGGAGCGTCTCTCGCCGCTCTACGAACGCCTGCGGCTGCCGCCAGGCCGCCTTGAGCTCATGTCGGGCATCCGCGAACGTCGCTTCTTCCCCCCGGGCACACGCCCAGGCGACATCAGCATCCGCTCGGCGGAGCGGGCGGTGGCCGAGAGCGGCCTGCCACGCGAGGCGTTCGGAGCCTGCCTGCACGGCTCGGTCTGCCGCGACTGCCTCGAGCCGGCGACCGCCTGCCGCGTGCACCACGCATTGGGACTGGCTTCGTCGTGCGTTGTGCAGGACGTCTCGAACGCGTGCCTCGGCGTGCTGTCGGGCGCGTTGCAGATCGCCTCGATGATCGAGCTGGGGCAGATCCAAGCGGGCGTGGTGGTCGGGACCGAGTGCGGACGGCAGCTGGTCGAGAACACGGTCGCCAAGCTCAACACCGACGAGTCGTTCACGCGTGACTCGGTGAAGAACTCGTTCGCCTCGCTGACGATCGGATCGGCCAGCGCGGCGATCGCGCTCTGCCATCGGGACCTGGCGCCGGGTCGAGCGAAGCTTGTGGCCGCGACGGTCCTGGCCGAGACCGAGCACCACGACCTCTGCCAGAGCGAGGGGCTCTCGCAAGTCATGCAAACCGACAGCGAACGCCTCATGCGGGCGGGCGTGGCCGCGGGCGCGCGCAACTTCGAAGCGTTGCTCGGCGTCACGGGATGGAACCGAGACGAGATCGACCGGACCTTTTGCCACCAAGTGGGCGGGGCGCACCGCAAGATGATGCTCGGCGAGTTGGGCCTGCCGCTGGATCGCGACTACGCGACTCTCGAGTGGCTGGGCAACACGGGAGCAGCGGCGTTGCCAAGCGCCCTATCGCTCGGAGTCGAGGCGGGCGCCATGAAGGGGGGCGATCGCGTCGCCCTGCTGGGGATCGGCTCGGGCGTGAACTGCCTGATGATGGGAGTCGAATGGAACGCGTGA
- a CDS encoding Putative glutamine amidotransferase has translation MSKPIIALNADYKAADGDKPAVTYVPGGYYEAILQAGALPFILPPLEEQEDLDQALRMVDGVLLVGGADLDPRRDGWMLHPAVRPLAKRRESFDRMLARTVCERRIPVFGIGVGMQLLNVTLGGNLFLHLPEDKPDALPHHDILDRAHRHTLELATGSIMDRVYGDGELRVNSRHHMAIDELAEGFTVTARCPDGVIEAVESTSEDWFAMGTQFHPEADTASALDLRIFEEFLAGVKEHAEPVRLVA, from the coding sequence ATGTCGAAGCCGATCATCGCGTTGAACGCGGACTACAAGGCCGCCGATGGAGACAAGCCGGCCGTCACCTACGTGCCGGGCGGCTACTACGAGGCGATCCTCCAGGCGGGCGCCTTGCCCTTCATCCTGCCCCCGCTGGAGGAGCAGGAGGACCTCGATCAGGCCCTGCGGATGGTCGATGGCGTGCTGCTCGTGGGCGGAGCCGACCTCGACCCGCGTCGCGACGGCTGGATGCTGCACCCCGCCGTGCGGCCTCTCGCCAAACGCCGTGAGAGCTTCGACCGGATGCTCGCCCGCACCGTGTGCGAACGCCGCATCCCGGTGTTCGGAATCGGAGTCGGCATGCAGCTGCTGAACGTGACGCTCGGCGGCAATCTGTTCCTCCACTTGCCGGAGGACAAGCCCGACGCGCTGCCGCACCACGACATCCTCGACCGGGCTCACCGCCACACGCTCGAGCTGGCGACCGGATCGATCATGGATCGCGTGTACGGCGACGGGGAACTCCGCGTCAACAGCCGGCATCACATGGCTATCGACGAACTGGCCGAGGGCTTCACGGTCACGGCCCGTTGCCCGGACGGCGTCATCGAAGCGGTCGAGTCCACGTCCGAGGATTGGTTCGCCATGGGAACCCAGTTCCACCCCGAGGCCGATACCGCTTCGGCGCTCGATCTGCGGATCTTCGAAGAGTTCTTGGCCGGCGTGAAGGAACACGCCGAGCCGGTACGGTTGGTCGCGTAA
- the yraA gene encoding Putative cysteine protease YraA, whose amino-acid sequence MKKLLFLVGDYVEDYEVMVPFQALTMVGYDCVAVCPGKKPGDTVATAIHDFEGDQTYSEKRGHNFRLNGDLDAFTVDDFAGLVIPGGRAPEYLRLDNRVLDAIRAFSLADKPIAAVCHAAQLLAAAGVIEGKRVQAYPACMPEVLLAGGAWDEPSAGLDSVCVDGKLVTSPAWPAHPAWLRAFVEVLGGELRA is encoded by the coding sequence ATGAAGAAGCTGCTCTTTCTCGTCGGCGATTACGTCGAAGACTACGAGGTCATGGTCCCTTTCCAGGCCCTCACGATGGTCGGGTACGACTGCGTGGCGGTCTGCCCCGGCAAGAAGCCGGGCGACACCGTCGCCACGGCGATCCACGACTTTGAGGGCGACCAGACTTACAGCGAAAAGCGTGGCCACAACTTCCGCCTCAACGGCGACCTCGACGCGTTCACGGTCGACGACTTCGCCGGACTTGTGATCCCGGGTGGCCGGGCGCCCGAGTACCTGCGGCTCGACAATCGGGTGCTGGACGCGATCCGCGCTTTCAGCCTGGCGGACAAGCCGATCGCCGCGGTCTGCCACGCCGCCCAGCTGCTGGCCGCTGCGGGCGTGATCGAGGGCAAACGGGTGCAGGCCTACCCGGCGTGCATGCCGGAAGTCCTGCTCGCAGGCGGTGCGTGGGATGAGCCCTCGGCGGGTCTCGATTCGGTGTGCGTCGATGGCAAGCTCGTGACCTCGCCCGCTTGGCCCGCTCACCCGGCTTGGCTGCGGGCCTTTGTCGAAGTCCTGGGTGGCGAGCTGCGGGCATAA
- the ybgC gene encoding Acyl-CoA thioester hydrolase YbgC, translated as MLREHQFDLPVRYYETDGQGVVHHSNYLRYMELARIELLNACGYDYAKIEESGVLLVVAKATVRYKYPARYGDTLRIHIRTERAFGARIDHTYTLKVGERIIAEAETTIASIDREGRVMRIPRELEIEED; from the coding sequence ATGCTCCGCGAGCACCAGTTTGACCTGCCCGTCCGCTACTACGAGACCGACGGCCAGGGGGTCGTCCACCACTCGAACTACCTCCGCTACATGGAGCTGGCGCGGATCGAGCTGCTCAACGCCTGCGGGTACGACTACGCCAAGATCGAGGAGTCGGGCGTGCTGCTCGTCGTCGCCAAGGCGACCGTCCGGTACAAGTACCCGGCCCGATACGGCGACACGCTCCGCATCCACATCCGGACCGAGCGGGCCTTCGGGGCCCGGATCGACCACACGTACACCCTGAAGGTCGGCGAGCGGATCATCGCCGAAGCCGAGACCACCATCGCCAGCATCGACCGCGAGGGCCGCGTGATGCGGATCCCCCGCGAGCTGGAGATCGAAGAGGATTAA
- a CDS encoding HD domain protein produces MPDSLLDLAEIRGLHGAAAGLVRIPPGVDVPVTPRVRQLIDAPEFRRLAQISQLGLVSLVYPAANHTRQEHSLGVYRTAIEYLQSLAADERFAAVIRPQDAELFLVAALLHDLGHWPFCHPIEDIRLPQTPDHELFANSFVLEGEIADTLRDEWGVAPRDVVALLSGKPTDRRGRILQSLLSGPIDVDKADYLVRDSLHAGVPYGQHFDRTRLIRSLCLNEAGDGLAITEKGKTAAEMMVFARYVMFSEVYWHHAVRSATAMFQRAFFSVYRSVDLDSLFRLPEGPFVAALTEAAGDGPAAELLSGLFGPTRRLYKRLTQYSLFESPELYGRLARRPYPWLVRCSEELAAGMSRALSRVVAPHEVVFDAPPTELEVEFDVEVRDTRAGVSRRLGEISPMVKTLAREQFDDYVKRVRVFVHPRLAADARGLRGLQDLIHEAIDRAG; encoded by the coding sequence ATGCCCGACTCGTTGCTCGACCTGGCCGAGATCCGCGGGCTGCACGGCGCCGCCGCCGGGCTGGTGCGCATCCCACCGGGCGTGGACGTGCCGGTCACCCCGCGGGTGCGGCAGCTGATCGACGCCCCCGAGTTCCGCCGGCTGGCGCAGATCAGCCAGCTGGGGCTCGTCTCGCTCGTCTACCCGGCGGCCAATCACACGCGGCAGGAGCACTCGCTCGGAGTCTACCGAACCGCGATCGAGTACCTGCAGAGCCTCGCGGCGGACGAGCGTTTCGCCGCCGTCATCCGCCCGCAGGACGCCGAGCTGTTCCTGGTCGCCGCGCTCTTACACGATCTGGGGCACTGGCCGTTCTGTCACCCGATCGAGGACATCCGCCTGCCGCAGACGCCCGACCACGAGCTCTTCGCCAACAGCTTCGTGCTCGAGGGCGAGATTGCCGACACGCTCCGCGATGAGTGGGGGGTCGCCCCGCGCGACGTGGTCGCTTTGCTCTCCGGCAAGCCGACCGACCGTCGAGGGCGGATCCTCCAGTCGCTGCTCTCCGGGCCGATCGACGTCGACAAGGCGGACTATCTCGTCCGCGATAGCCTTCACGCCGGCGTGCCGTACGGGCAGCACTTCGACAGGACACGCCTCATCCGCAGCCTCTGCCTCAACGAGGCGGGCGACGGCCTCGCCATTACCGAGAAGGGCAAAACGGCCGCCGAGATGATGGTCTTCGCCCGCTACGTGATGTTCAGTGAGGTCTACTGGCACCACGCCGTGCGGAGTGCGACGGCCATGTTCCAGCGGGCGTTCTTCTCGGTGTACCGGAGCGTCGATCTCGACTCGCTGTTCCGTCTGCCCGAAGGGCCGTTCGTCGCCGCGCTGACCGAAGCGGCCGGGGACGGCCCCGCCGCCGAGCTGCTGAGCGGCCTCTTCGGCCCGACCCGCAGGCTCTACAAACGGTTGACGCAGTACAGCCTGTTCGAGTCACCCGAGCTATACGGCCGCCTCGCCCGCAGGCCGTACCCGTGGCTGGTCCGATGCTCGGAAGAACTGGCCGCCGGGATGAGTCGGGCGCTGTCGCGCGTCGTGGCGCCGCACGAGGTGGTGTTCGACGCGCCGCCGACCGAGCTGGAAGTCGAGTTCGACGTTGAGGTCCGCGACACCCGCGCGGGGGTCTCGCGACGGCTAGGAGAGATCTCGCCGATGGTGAAGACCCTGGCGCGCGAGCAGTTCGACGATTACGTCAAACGGGTCCGGGTCTTCGTCCACCCCCGACTGGCGGCCGACGCCCGCGGGTTGCGCGGTCTGCAGGACCTGATCCACGAAGCGATCGACCGCGCGGGCTAG
- the rnhA_2 gene encoding Ribonuclease HI translates to MQAARPRYVLIAEIEHADEGPQWRFALQAADASVTIAACDREPGADEDRLVLLAMVRGLEALDVSADVTVVTRSSSVLRGLTRGLAQWRNNHWRWERFGRLTPIRDADLWRRVDQAMRFHTVHCRSWRSENAARVGPPRPHFLRTADAPVREPACLVEGRADSPAMVIVRSARSRRRVRLSDPEPTTLSPAHAAAG, encoded by the coding sequence ATGCAGGCCGCACGACCCCGTTACGTCCTGATCGCGGAGATCGAGCACGCCGACGAAGGCCCGCAGTGGCGTTTCGCCCTGCAAGCTGCCGACGCCTCGGTGACGATCGCCGCGTGCGACCGCGAGCCGGGCGCCGATGAGGACCGCTTGGTCCTGCTCGCCATGGTCCGCGGTCTGGAGGCGCTGGACGTCTCGGCCGACGTGACCGTGGTGACCCGTTCCTCCTCGGTCCTCCGCGGCCTGACCCGTGGTCTCGCTCAGTGGCGCAACAACCACTGGCGCTGGGAACGCTTCGGGCGGCTCACGCCGATCCGTGACGCCGACCTCTGGCGCCGCGTCGATCAGGCGATGCGTTTCCACACGGTCCACTGCCGGAGCTGGCGATCCGAGAACGCAGCCCGCGTCGGCCCGCCGCGTCCCCACTTCCTGCGTACGGCCGACGCCCCGGTGCGAGAGCCCGCCTGCCTGGTCGAGGGCCGTGCCGACTCGCCAGCCATGGTGATCGTCCGCAGCGCCCGCTCACGCCGCCGTGTGCGTTTGAGCGATCCGGAACCGACCACGCTCTCGCCGGCCCACGCCGCCGCCGGCTGA
- the glgB gene encoding 1,4-alpha-glucan branching enzyme GlgB, which produces MRTQVSLESVGALAEGRHENPFDLLGPHEVVDEGRRALAVRAFQPDSKQMWLVDPAQGRSRPMRRIHPAGLYEAICPIEDSGAGKTAKIGEYQFRVSDAHGGRQTMHDPYSFEPLLTEYDLHLLHEGTHYDAYERLGAHLREVDGVKGVNFAVWAPNAEGISLIGDFNGWSGSAHAMRKRVPSGIWELFVPGIEVGTKYKFSVKQLGGAVVEKCDPYGFAAEVPPRTANIVTDLSEHRWADGDWMNQRVERNGLDAPMSIYELHLGSWRRDPADPERWLSYGEIAPQLVEYCQRMGYTHVELMPVSEHPFTGSWGYQTVGYFAATSRYGSPEELMALIDTLHQAGIGVIIDWVPAHFPKDDHGLRRFDGSALYEHEDPRQGEHPDWGTLIFNYGRNEVAGFLLANALFWCDKYHIDGLRVDAVASMLYLDYSREGDDWIPNKHGGRENLEAIEFLKTFNEKVHERHPGVLTIAEESTAWTGVSRPTYVGGLGFSLKWNMGWMNDTLRYFKHEPIHRKYHQDELTFSLIYAFTENFCLPFSHDEVVHGKGSLLDQMPGDMWQKFANLRLLYGYMWSHPGKKLTFMGCEFGQWNEWNHDTSLQWDLLQWDSHQGLQNYVAHLNHLYQSEPAMHQVDFDGEGFEWIDCHNHEDSILAYMRKAKDPEDYVIAVSNFTPVPRHGYKLGVPEVCFFEEISNSDSTYFGGSDVGNSGGVMATDKGVQMRPASVELTLPPLSTVILKPRRG; this is translated from the coding sequence GTGCGTACGCAAGTCTCCCTGGAATCGGTAGGCGCATTGGCCGAAGGCCGCCACGAGAACCCGTTCGACCTCCTCGGACCGCACGAAGTGGTCGACGAGGGACGCCGGGCCTTGGCGGTGCGGGCGTTCCAGCCCGACTCAAAACAGATGTGGCTTGTCGATCCTGCGCAGGGCAGGTCGCGGCCGATGCGAAGAATCCACCCGGCGGGCCTGTACGAGGCCATCTGTCCCATTGAAGATAGCGGGGCTGGGAAGACAGCGAAGATCGGCGAGTACCAATTCCGCGTTTCCGACGCACACGGCGGGCGACAGACGATGCACGATCCCTACTCTTTTGAGCCCCTCCTCACGGAGTACGACCTGCACCTTCTCCACGAGGGGACGCACTACGACGCGTACGAACGCCTCGGGGCGCACCTCCGAGAGGTCGATGGCGTGAAGGGCGTAAACTTCGCCGTCTGGGCCCCCAACGCCGAAGGGATCAGCCTGATCGGCGACTTCAACGGCTGGAGCGGCTCGGCGCACGCGATGCGCAAGCGGGTCCCCAGCGGCATCTGGGAGTTGTTCGTCCCCGGAATCGAGGTCGGCACGAAGTACAAGTTCTCCGTCAAGCAGCTGGGGGGCGCCGTTGTCGAGAAGTGCGACCCGTACGGCTTCGCCGCCGAGGTGCCGCCCCGCACGGCGAACATCGTTACGGACCTCTCCGAGCACCGCTGGGCCGACGGCGACTGGATGAACCAGCGCGTCGAGCGCAACGGCCTCGACGCCCCCATGAGCATCTACGAGTTGCACCTGGGCAGCTGGCGTCGTGACCCGGCCGACCCGGAGCGTTGGCTCAGCTACGGCGAGATCGCGCCGCAACTGGTCGAGTACTGCCAGCGGATGGGCTACACGCACGTCGAGCTGATGCCGGTCAGCGAGCACCCGTTCACCGGGAGCTGGGGCTACCAGACGGTCGGCTACTTCGCCGCCACGAGCCGCTACGGCTCGCCCGAGGAGCTGATGGCGTTGATCGACACGCTGCACCAGGCGGGCATCGGCGTGATCATCGACTGGGTGCCGGCCCACTTCCCGAAGGACGACCACGGCCTCCGCCGGTTCGACGGCAGCGCCCTGTACGAGCACGAAGACCCTCGCCAGGGGGAGCACCCCGACTGGGGCACGCTCATCTTCAACTACGGACGCAACGAGGTCGCCGGCTTCCTGCTCGCCAACGCCCTCTTCTGGTGCGACAAGTACCACATCGACGGGCTGCGCGTCGACGCGGTCGCCTCGATGCTGTACCTCGATTACAGCCGCGAGGGAGACGACTGGATCCCCAACAAGCACGGCGGGCGCGAGAACCTCGAGGCGATCGAGTTCCTCAAGACCTTCAACGAGAAGGTCCACGAACGCCACCCCGGCGTGCTGACCATCGCCGAGGAGTCGACCGCCTGGACGGGCGTGTCACGCCCGACGTACGTCGGCGGCCTCGGCTTCAGCCTGAAATGGAACATGGGCTGGATGAACGACACGCTCCGCTACTTCAAGCACGAGCCGATCCACCGCAAGTACCACCAGGACGAGCTGACGTTCTCGTTGATCTACGCGTTCACCGAGAACTTCTGCCTCCCCTTCAGCCACGACGAGGTGGTCCACGGCAAGGGCTCGCTGCTCGACCAGATGCCAGGCGACATGTGGCAGAAGTTCGCCAACCTGCGGCTCCTGTACGGCTACATGTGGAGCCACCCGGGCAAGAAGCTCACGTTCATGGGCTGCGAGTTCGGCCAGTGGAACGAGTGGAACCACGACACCTCGCTGCAGTGGGACCTGCTGCAGTGGGACTCCCACCAGGGCCTGCAGAACTACGTGGCGCACCTGAACCACCTGTACCAGTCCGAGCCGGCGATGCACCAAGTCGACTTCGACGGCGAGGGCTTCGAGTGGATCGACTGCCACAACCACGAGGACAGCATCCTCGCCTACATGCGGAAGGCGAAGGACCCCGAGGACTACGTGATCGCCGTCAGCAACTTCACGCCCGTCCCGCGGCACGGCTACAAACTGGGCGTCCCCGAGGTCTGCTTCTTCGAGGAGATCAGCAACAGCGACTCGACCTACTTCGGCGGCAGCGACGTCGGCAACTCGGGCGGCGTGATGGCGACCGACAAGGGGGTCCAGATGCGTCCGGCCAGCGTTGAGCTAACCCTCCCGCCGCTGTCGACCGTGATCCTCAAGCCGCGACGCGGATGA